GGCGCGCACGGACCAGCACTTATCGCTTCCGTTCACCTTCCAAATACTCGGCCGTCTCATTCGGAGTATCCTCGTGGACACCACAACGCAACTCAAACTCGAAACGCTGCTGTGGGCAGTGTTGACAGTTGCCTTCATCTTCGTCACCAGTGTCGGCACCGGATTGATCGCCCGTTCCGTGGCACGGCGGCTGCACCTGTCGCGCGCCGAACAGCGGCGGATCTTCTGGGGGTTCACGTTCGCGGGCCCGTGGATAGTCGGATTTCTGATCTTCGTGGTGGGGCCTGCCCTCGCCTCCTTCTACTACAGTTTCACTGACTACAAATTGGGCGGTACGCAGGAGTTCGTGGGCTTTGAAAACTACCGGCGGCTGATTTTGGGCGAGGCGTCGTTCGGGCGCCGCTTCCATGTCGCCATGTGGAATTCGCTGTACTACGCGGCGATCGGCGTACCGCTCCAACTGCTGGCCTCGCTGGGGATGGCGATCCTGCTCAACCGAAATGTGCGCGGACTGCGCGTGTTCCGGTTGATCTTTTACGTCCCGGTGATCCTGGCAGGAGGCCCTGCCCTACTGCTGGCGTGGCGCTATATGCTTACCGGCAACGGGGGCTTCATCAATACGGTGCTGCGCGGCCTGGCCGATGCGATACCGCCTTTCGACTGGGTATACCGCAGCTTCATTTACGGTATCGAGGGTTTCAACGGCTTTTACGCCGGGGTCGCACGGGGCGACGCGATCGGACCGCTGGCCTATACGTTCCCGGCGCTGATCGCCGCGATTGGCCTGCTGACGCTGATGCCGAACGATTGGACGGAAACGAAGCGCAAGCGGGCGCGGCTGTTCGCCGAGATTATCGGCGTGGTGGTATTTGGGCTGTTCTTCGCCAGAGTGGTGGCGGGCGCGGACCTTCAGCCGATGCTGGGCGGGAACCCGGGCGTGATTGCCAAGTACGTCACGCTGGGTTCAGCGATCAGCGACCCGACCAGCATGGAGTATCTGGAAGAAGGTTTCGGCGCCGAGTGGCTGTCTCCGCTATGGATGTGGTTCAGCGTGATCGGGCTGTTCGTCGCGCTCAGTTTCCTGCGCGATCCTAAAGCGAAAGCGCAGCGCTATCTGGTAT
The nucleotide sequence above comes from Candidatus Flexicrinis proximus. Encoded proteins:
- a CDS encoding sugar ABC transporter permease, translating into MDTTTQLKLETLLWAVLTVAFIFVTSVGTGLIARSVARRLHLSRAEQRRIFWGFTFAGPWIVGFLIFVVGPALASFYYSFTDYKLGGTQEFVGFENYRRLILGEASFGRRFHVAMWNSLYYAAIGVPLQLLASLGMAILLNRNVRGLRVFRLIFYVPVILAGGPALLLAWRYMLTGNGGFINTVLRGLADAIPPFDWVYRSFIYGIEGFNGFYAGVARGDAIGPLAYTFPALIAAIGLLTLMPNDWTETKRKRARLFAEIIGVVVFGLFFARVVAGADLQPMLGGNPGVIAKYVTLGSAISDPTSMEYLEEGFGAEWLSPLWMWFSVIGLFVALSFLRDPKAKAQRYLVYGGLVFFNLILISSVIDAFRFFNAFSSIAAESGGPVYHFALFRTATAAWPDTTRVPLWMTSELWSKPALILITMWSSGAGMLIFLAALKSVPASLYESAEVDGASKVQQFFYITLPSITPAIFYNLVIGTIAALQTFDAIYQLRAPTNEDSLASAAYFLFQRTFQQLQIGEGSAVSWILVVIIVGLTALQFRYSSWVNYESSEG